Part of the Musa acuminata AAA Group cultivar baxijiao unplaced genomic scaffold, Cavendish_Baxijiao_AAA HiC_scaffold_1138, whole genome shotgun sequence genome, TCGTAACAGCGGCCTAAGAAAGCCTGAACCCTAACCACCAAAGCCATAGAGAGTGCGGCCCTGCCTCTTCAGCGCATAGACGACGTCCATGGCAGTGACAGTCTTGCGGCGGGCGTGCTCGGTGTAGGTGACGGCATCACGGATGACGTTCTCGAGGAAGATCTTGAGCACGCCTCGGGTCTCCTCGTAGATAAGGCCACTGATGCGCTTGACGCCGC contains:
- the LOC103999860 gene encoding histone H4; the protein is MSGRGKGGKGLGKGGAKRHRKVLRDNIQGFTKPAIRRLARRGGVKRISGLIYEETRGVLKIFLENVIRDAVTYTEHARRKTVTAMDVVYALKRQGRTLYGFGG